One Amaranthus tricolor cultivar Red isolate AtriRed21 chromosome 10, ASM2621246v1, whole genome shotgun sequence genomic window carries:
- the LOC130825945 gene encoding probable L-type lectin-domain containing receptor kinase S.5 yields MAQSCRFLVLTLLVSFGALNCASCLNLTYPDFSEEYKGDFKDKGNSAIVKEALQVTYDLNDDTLLTDLSGRILYKNPVRLWKKKQVASFNSTFVFNVSPVKNRVGAPGDGLAFILTEEMEVPHNSMGQWLGIVNVSTNGSSHRSIVAIEFDTKKSFPDDLDNNHVGLNINSINSRNKASLNSTGITIASERNLTAMILYDGVKKTMNISVFKGHFVLADPPVLSISDIDLSKYLVGKVYVGFSASTGAVSVERNCVLEWYFSIDDIGEDPKIPIWGWIIISVSIVFALCGVLGGWLFFCYKRKPKLDGHDLPIISGVGPKKFKLKDLKGATGNFSENRELGRGAFGIVYKGTVEGRLVAVKRIKNTPKGLQNLVAEVTTIGSLHHKNLVELIGWCYEDRELLLVYEYMHNRSLDTLLYGEDGKLSEAKPTQDTTLSWKKRYNVICGVAQALDYLHNECLKRVLHRDIKASNILLDSDFNARLGDFGLARMFKREKTHYSTKEIAGTPGYMAPELFLTGKATTETDVFAFGVLALVVASGRKPGSQNEDDESIQNIIDWVWQHYSMGTISNAIDPKLKGNCDERQAKCMLLLGLACCNPNPNLRPSMGYVMQVLIGEASLPQVPFEKPAFVWPAPSPSFTHEDSSSGGVLSIITTLDGR; encoded by the coding sequence ATGGCACAATCTTGTCGTTTTCTCGTTCTTACATTGTTGGTATCGTTTGGTGCATTAAATTGTGCATCGTGTTTGAATCTCACATACCCAGACTTTTCTGAAGAATATAAAGGAGATTTCAAAGACAAAGGAAACTCGGCCATAGTGAAGGAGGCTCTTCAAGTAACATATGATCTTAATGATGACACACTACTCACCGATCTATCAGGAAGAATCTTGTACAAAAATCCTGTTAGGCTGTGGAAGAAAAAACAAGTGGCGTCTTTTAACTCAACGTTTGTATTCAACGTATCGCCTGTGAAAAATCGGGTTGGTGCCCCTGGTGACGGGCTAGCTTTCATCTTGACGGAAGAAATGGAGGTCCCTCATAATAGCATGGGTCAATGGCTAGGGATAGTGAATGTTAGTACCAATGGATCCTCTCATAGAAGCATTGTTGCAATAGAGTTTGACACCAAAAAGAGCTTCCCGGATGATCTTGATAATAACCATGTTGGTTTGAACATCAACAGCATAAATTCGAGAAATAAAGCCTCGTTGAACAGTACAGGCATCACTATTGCGAGTGAGAGAAATCTCACTGCGATGATCTTATATGATGGTGTGAAAAAAACGATGAATATATCTGTTTTTAAAGGGCACTTTGTGTTGGCAGATCCTCCAGTTTTGTCGATTTCTGATATCGATCTTAGCAAGTATCTTGTGGGAAAGGTATATGTCGGGTTTTCTGCTTCAACCGGAGCAGTATCAGTTGAACGTAATTGTGTTCTAGAATGGTACTTTTCCATCGATGACATAGGTGAAGATCCGAAGATTCCAATATGGGGTTGGATCATAATTTCAGTGAGCATTGTGTTCGCCTTATGTGGAGTACTTGGTGGGTGGTTGTTCTTCTGCTACAAAAGAAAACCTAAGCTTGATGGTCATGATTTACCGATCATTTCTGGAGTGGGTCCTAAGAAGTTCAAGCTCAAAGATCTAAAGGGTGCAACCGGGAATTTCAGTGAGAATCGTGAACTTGGGCGAGGAGCGTTTGGGATAGTATACAAAGGGACGGTGGAAGGACGGTTAGTGGCGGTTAAGAGAATTAAAAACACCCCAAAAGGTCTACAGAATTTGGTTGCTGAAGTCACCACCATTGGAAGTCTTCATCATAAGAATCTTGTGGAGTTGATTGGGTGGTGTTATGAGGACCGAGAACTCCTTTTGGTGTACGAGTATATGCACAATCGAAGCTTAGACACGCTCCTCTATGGCGAGGATGGGAAGTTAAGTGAGGCGAAACCGACACAAGATACAACACTAAGTTGGAAGAAGCGATACAATGTTATCTGTGGTGTTGCTCAAGCTTTGGATTATCTTCATAATGAGTGCTTAAAAAGAGTACTACACAGGGACATCAAAGCGAGCAACATATTGTTGGATTCCGACTTCAATGCTAGACTCGGTGATTTTGGACTAGCTCGGATGTTCAAGCGTGAGAAGACTCATTATTCCACAAAAGAAATTGCGGGGACACCAGGGTACATGGCTCCTGAGCTATTCCTAACGGGAAAAGCTACCACAGAAACGGATGTTTTTGCCTTTGGTGTTCTTGCACTAGTGGTGGCCTCAGGGAGAAAACCCGGAAGTCAAAATGAGGACGATGAGAGTATCCAAAACATCATAGATTGGGTGTGGCAACATTACTCGATGGGGACGATTAGTAATGCCATTGACCCTAAATTGAAGGGAAATTGTGACGAGAGGCAGGCAAAATGCATGCTTTTATTGGGTTTGGCTTGTTGTAATCCAAACCCAAACTTAAGGCCATCAATGGGTTATGTTATGCAGGTTCTAATAGGGGAAGCAAGTTTACCACAAGTCCCATTCGAGAAACCTGCCTTTGTGTGGCCAGCGCCTTCTCCTTCGTTCACCCATGAGGATTCGTCTAGCGGAGGAGTGCTCAGTATTATAACTACCCTGGATGGAAGGTGA
- the LOC130826316 gene encoding probable L-type lectin-domain containing receptor kinase S.5 produces MKKPLNMSLFLVFLVIFSTFHQTKCLKFDYTTFNQSINGDFLMSNYSYIVQNAIQVTPDNGNTLNISGRSLHEQKFYLWKGKKIASFNTTFVLNIQAVLDGGDGGGGDGLAFVLAKDNDLPINSSGQWLGIVNSKTNGSADGNIVAVEFDTKKSFPEDLDDNHVGLNVNSVYSVEQVSILNKTDIRIDNGTDFSVMIMYNGPNKVMNVSVKKGNGTDFVQILTVKIDLSVHLPSEVYVGFSGSTGSGWEKNCVKSWMFDGEDVGKESRGLLWVWIVIGCSILIVLGVLVGLLWFIKQRKTKQVKDEEDLYMQSIETGLGPKRFRLRDVKNASGNFSPSNELGRGGFGVVYKGTLGGNEVAIKRIKNSRQGKQNLIAELTTIGNLRHKNLVELVGWCYEKNELLLVYEYMPNGSLDKFICSDDENVILSWETRHRIICGVAQSLDYLHHECSKRVLHRDIKTSNIMLDSEFNARLGDFGLARMFTKGDQTHHSTKELMGTPGYMAPEILLMGHSTAETDVFAFGVLVLVVASGRMPGAQLEGNGNGLTNNNLVDWIWELYRSKIVVSAVDPKLNGNFNEQQAECMFELGLACCDPNPHMRPSMRTALQVLMGEALPPLVPLEKPVFMWPATPRVSSLNLEGESLGVENNTLTSIELSPR; encoded by the coding sequence ATGAAAAAACCACTCAACATGAGCCTTTTTTTAGTTTTCCTAGtaattttttccacttttcaTCAAACAAAATGCTTGAAATTTGACTATACAACCTTCAATCAATCCATAAATGGAGATTTCTTAATGTCTAATTATTCTTACATAGTTCAAAATGCCATACAAGTAACCCCAGATAATGGGAACACCTTGAACATTTCTGGTAGGTCCTTACACGAACAAAAATTCTATTTatggaaaggaaaaaaaattgcaTCATTCAACACAACATTTGTGCTCAACATTCAGGCAGTCTTAGATGGTGGGGATGGCGGTGGCGGTGATGGGTTAGCCTTTGTTTTAGCCAAGGATAATGATCTGCCCATAAACAGTTCTGGGCAGTGGCTAGGAATAGTCAATTCTAAGACAAATGGTTCTGCTGATGGGAACATTGTGGCTGTCGAATTCGACACGAAAAAAAGTTTCCCTGAAGATTTGGATGATAACCATGTTGGATTGAATGTAAATAGTGTGTATTCTGTTGAACAAGTTTCGATTTTGAACAAAACTGATATAAGGATTGATAATGGTACTGATTTTAGTGTCATGATCATGTATAATGGTCCAAATAAGGTTATGAATGTGTCTGTTAAGAAGGGAAATGGCACAGATTTTGTGCAGATTCTGACAGTTAAAATTGATCTTTCTGTGCATCTTCCTAGTGAAGTTTATGTAGGATTTTCGGGTTCTACTGGATCGGGTTGGGAGAAGAATTGTGTGAAATCGTGGATGTTCGATGGAGAAGATGTAGGAAAAGAAAGTCGAGGATTGTTGTGGGTTTGGATTGTGATTGGTTGTTCGATTTTGATTGTATTGGGCGTGTTAGTCGGGTTGTTATGGTTCATAAAACAAAGGAAAACGAAACAAGTTAAGGATGAAGAGGATTTGTATATGCAGAGTATTGAGACAGGGTTAGGTCCTAAGAGATTTAGGTTAAGGGATGTTAAGAATGCCAGTGGTAATTTTAGCCCGAGTAATGAGCTTGGTAGAGGGGGATTCGGAGTTGTTTATAAGGGAACGTTGGGTGGGAATGAAGTTGCGAttaaaagaattaagaattCTCGTCAAGGGAAGCAAAATTTGATTGCGGAACTTACTACAATTGGTAACCTCCGACATAAGAATTTGGTTGAGTTAGTAGGGTGGTGTTACGAGAAGAACGAGCTTTTGTTGGTTTATGAGTATATGCCTAATGGAAGTCTTGATAAGTTTATTTGTTCCGATGATGAAAATGTGATTCTAAGTTGGGAAACAAGGCATAGGATTATATGTGGAGTTGCTCAATCGCTTGATTATTTGCATCATGAGTGCTCGAAAAGGGTATTACATCGAGACATAAAAACTAGCAACATAATGTTAGATTCAGAGTTTAATGCTCGGTTAGGTGATTTTGGGTTGGCTAGAATGTTTACAAAAGGTGATCAAACACACCATTCAACTAAAGAGCTTATGGGTACACCTGGTTACATGGCACCCGAGATTTTACTCATGGGGCACTCGACTGCAGAGACTGATGTATTCGCTTTTGGGGTTTTGGTACTAGTTGTAGCCTCAGGGAGGATGCCAGGAGCTCAGCTTGAGGGTAATGGAAATGGGCTTACGAATAACAATCTTGTCGATTGGATTTGGGAACTTTATAGATCGAAAATAGTTGTGAGTGCTGTTGATCCGAAGCTAAATGGGAATTTCAACGAACAACAAGCTGAGTGTATGTTTGAACTTGGTTTAGCTTGTTGTGATCCAAACCCGCACATGAGACCTTCCATGAGAACCGCGCTCCAAGTTCTAATGGGGGAAGCACTTCCACCATTAGTACCCTTGGAGAAGCCAGTGTTCATGTGGCCTGCAACACCAAGGGTATCATCCCTTAATTTGGAGGGTGAGTCCTTAGGGGTAGAGAACAATACGCTTACTTCTATAGAACTTAGCCCAAGGtag
- the LOC130825747 gene encoding uncharacterized protein LOC130825747: protein MKPRNSTSLRGPGQLSIPSTFLSRRSHPCSRNNSNGSQSPSQRNNRSSTLSLGAFLNSKLHKTSVLPIDKDKNAFSVLKEDKLCPTAVSNSLDELVFKDKQYAGAGGRDERGHVIEDSVLKLFNDLGGRVRKRSPDRLSASRFECNSKQQGQNHLLVLGDDPKPKRRNCGQVSCSSKKPRPFYNYYESGTGWWEPEREGVDNDEVGSKDIWEGMGSTTLGGLEWN, encoded by the exons ATGAAACCCAGAAATTCAACTTCGTTAAGGGGACCTGGGCAACTTTCTATTCCTTCCACCTTCCTTTCTCGTCGTTCTCATCCATG TTCCAGAAACAATTCGAATGGTTCACAATCACCATCACAGAGAAACAATCGCAGTTCCACTCTCTCGCTTGGTGCCTTTCTCAATAGCAAGTTACATAAAACTTCTGTTCTTCCTATTGATAAG GATAAAAATGCATTCTCAGTGCTCAAAGAGGATAAGCTTTGTCCAACAGCAGTCAGCAATTCCCTAGATGAATTGGTTTTTAAGGATAAGCAATATGCTGGTGCAGGAGGTCGTGATGAAAGAGGACATGTGATTGAAGATTCAGTGTTAAAGCTGTTTAATGATTTAGGAGGAAGGGTCAGAAAGAGATCTCCTGATCGCTTATCTG CCTCAAGGTTTGAATGCAACTCAAAGCAGCAGGGTCAGAATCATTTGCTAGTCCTCGGAGATGACCCAAAACCAAAGAGAAGAAACTGTGGTCAAGTTTCATGCAGCTCTAAGAAACCAAGacctttttataattatt ATGAAAGTGGAACAGGTTGGTGGGAACCTGAAAGAGAAGGTGTAGACAATGATGAAGTTGGTAGCAAAGACATTTGGGAAGGCATGGGCTCAACCACACTTGGAGGACTCGAATGGAACTGA
- the LOC130825746 gene encoding uncharacterized protein LOC130825746 isoform X2 has translation MRIRKRKVPLPISLLSPIPLSDLHLLSQSPVMVVQTDAPTTSSSISITHDHHNCSQPSDCFNPTCSDLHRLIGDKSATTDVMEFKGVRTSNDDASNINSITTTKSGTAPAEDKNYNVFDQSLSYNIEGVVITEADKDASATMMSMKQHGLKIGQTKDNGKNNINNEDEEKQKQATQNNNSVSAKKGNSKRGNTIMEGSRCSRVNGRGWRCCQPTLVGYSLCEHHLGKGRLRNMQPSTSIKTKSWNNKKKRNFNNGLINNRALRRDNVKDLGVVKARSLSSLLGQTNPHE, from the exons atgagGATTAGGAAAAGAAAGGTTCCATTACCAATATCTCTTCTTTCTCCAATACCTCTTTCAGATCTTCACCTTCTCAGCCAGTCTCCGGTCATGGTGGTGCAAACTGATGCACCAACAACTTCGTCTTCTATCAGTATCACCCATGATCATCATAACTGTTCTCAGCCGTCTGATTGTTTTAATCCTACATGCTCTGATCTGCACCGTCTGATTGGTGATAAATCAGCTACTACTGATGTTATG GAATTTAAAGGAGTACGAACTAGCAATGATGATGCCAG cAACATAAACTCGATAACAACAACAAAGAGTGGTACAGCACCAGCAGaagataaaaattataatgtttTTGATCAATCTCTCTCCTATAATATTGAAG GAGTAGTTATCACTGAAGCTGACAAAGATGCAAGTGCAACAATGATGTCAATGAAGCAACATGGTCTCAAAATTG GACAAACAAAAGATAACggaaaaaacaatataaacaacgaagatgaagaaaaacaaaaacaagcaACCCAAAACAACAATAGTGTGAGTGCAAAGAAAGGAAACAGCAAAAGAGGAAACACAATAATGGAAGGTTCTAGATGCAGCCGTGTAAATGGAAGAGGATGGAGATGTTGTCAACCGACACTTGTAGGTTACTCTCTTTGTGAGCATCACTTAGGGAAAGGAAGACTTAGAAACATGCAACCTAGTACAAGTATTAAGACCAAGTCTTGGAACAACAAAAAGAAGAGAAACTTCAACAATGGACTAATTAATAATCGTGCGTTAAGACGAGATAATGTGAAAGATCTTGGTGTAGTTAAAGCTCGATCGCTAAGTAGTTTGTTGGGCCAAACAAATCCGCATGAATGA
- the LOC130825746 gene encoding uncharacterized protein LOC130825746 isoform X1, with product MRIRKRKVPLPISLLSPIPLSDLHLLSQSPVMVVQTDAPTTSSSISITHDHHNCSQPSDCFNPTCSDLHRLIGDKSATTDVMEFKGVRTSNDDASNINSITTTKSGTAPAEDKNYNVFDQSLSYNIEGKWCDDEKEIPLKRRKGINFSNSFEKSSVGVVITEADKDASATMMSMKQHGLKIGQTKDNGKNNINNEDEEKQKQATQNNNSVSAKKGNSKRGNTIMEGSRCSRVNGRGWRCCQPTLVGYSLCEHHLGKGRLRNMQPSTSIKTKSWNNKKKRNFNNGLINNRALRRDNVKDLGVVKARSLSSLLGQTNPHE from the exons atgagGATTAGGAAAAGAAAGGTTCCATTACCAATATCTCTTCTTTCTCCAATACCTCTTTCAGATCTTCACCTTCTCAGCCAGTCTCCGGTCATGGTGGTGCAAACTGATGCACCAACAACTTCGTCTTCTATCAGTATCACCCATGATCATCATAACTGTTCTCAGCCGTCTGATTGTTTTAATCCTACATGCTCTGATCTGCACCGTCTGATTGGTGATAAATCAGCTACTACTGATGTTATG GAATTTAAAGGAGTACGAACTAGCAATGATGATGCCAG cAACATAAACTCGATAACAACAACAAAGAGTGGTACAGCACCAGCAGaagataaaaattataatgtttTTGATCAATCTCTCTCCTATAATATTGAAG gaaaatggtGTGATGatgaaaaagaaattccacTAAAAAGGAGAAAAGGGATCAATTTCAGCAACTCATTTGAAAAATCATCTGTAGGAGTAGTTATCACTGAAGCTGACAAAGATGCAAGTGCAACAATGATGTCAATGAAGCAACATGGTCTCAAAATTG GACAAACAAAAGATAACggaaaaaacaatataaacaacgaagatgaagaaaaacaaaaacaagcaACCCAAAACAACAATAGTGTGAGTGCAAAGAAAGGAAACAGCAAAAGAGGAAACACAATAATGGAAGGTTCTAGATGCAGCCGTGTAAATGGAAGAGGATGGAGATGTTGTCAACCGACACTTGTAGGTTACTCTCTTTGTGAGCATCACTTAGGGAAAGGAAGACTTAGAAACATGCAACCTAGTACAAGTATTAAGACCAAGTCTTGGAACAACAAAAAGAAGAGAAACTTCAACAATGGACTAATTAATAATCGTGCGTTAAGACGAGATAATGTGAAAGATCTTGGTGTAGTTAAAGCTCGATCGCTAAGTAGTTTGTTGGGCCAAACAAATCCGCATGAATGA
- the LOC130825964 gene encoding uncharacterized protein LOC130825964, translating to MADRTEDMMNLDLNLGPVPQPSAVVGHLVSGPSSGESVSVDGLETSYIRDVFRHRSRHRGRWRHGQPLQLPLGPHSLRLMVDSGGIGGDPGARSGVDGEDNGGVLQAGEGSVAGELRSHDGVKTCENNTVPVENGLIAEKEEVGKPESEKGSFFDCNICFDLAKEPVVTCCGHLFCWPCIYRWLHIHSDAKECPVCKGEVTLKNVTPIYGRGNAVDKPEEDTGIKVPVRPSAQRVESLRQTIQRTASSFPMEEMIRRLGARFEFTREYFVNVDDADLPPRAAILNRIMTSRALRREQNPPVPPEEVIDLTQDRAETRRLPPLTYRRGQLPRSGVGVSPVAAVADRFVEAYLHRSSPGRSQELQPPDDRDSFSSIGAVIHGESQTLDTAVEIDSMVSLSTSSSRRRNEPSRTSDVDSGDSRALRRRRLN from the coding sequence ATGGCTGATCGAACAGAAGATATGATGAATTTGGACTTAAATTTAGGACCTGTACCTCAACCATCGGCTGTTGTAGGTCATCTGGTATCAGGCCCATCATCTGGGGAATCTGTGAGTGTTGATGGGTTGGAAACTTCTTATATTAGAGATGTTTTTAGGCACAGAAGTAGGCATCGAGGGCGATGGAGACATGGCCAACCGCTTCAGTTACCATTGGGCCCGCATTCGCTACGATTGATGGTTGATTCTGGTGGTATTGGTGGCGATCCTGGTGCCCGTTCTGGTGTTGATGGAGAGGATAATGGTGGGGTATTACAAGCCGGGGAAGGTAGTGTCGCTGGCGAGCTTAGAAGTCATGACGGGGTTAAGACTTGTGAGAATAATACGGTCCCTGTGGAGAATGGTTTAATTGCTGAGAAGGAAGAAGTCGGAAAGCCAGAATCGGAGAAAGGGAGCTTTTTCGATTGTAATATATGTTTCGATTTGGCTAAAGAGCCCGTTGTTACTTGTTGTGGCCATTTGTTTTGTTGGCCGTGCATTTATCGATGGTTGCATATTCATTCGGATGCTAAGGAATGCCCGGTGTGTAAAGGTGAAGTCACGCTTAAGAATGTTACGCCAATTTATGGACGCGGGAACGCTGTTGATAAGCCTGAAGAGGATACGGGGATTAAAGTCCCCGTAAGACCCTCAGCTCAACGTGTTGAGAGCTTGAGGCAAACCATTCAAAGAACAGCCTCTTCTTTTCCAATGGAGGAGATGATTAGGCGTCTTGGAGCCCGATTTGAATTTACTCGTGAATATTTCGTAAATGTCGATGATGCTGATCTGCCTCCGAGGGCTGCTATTCTTAATAGGATCATGACTTCTCGAGCATTGCGTAGGGAGCAAAACCCGCCTGTACCTCCTGAAGAAGTAATCGACTTGACGCAGGACAGAGCTGAAACCCGCAGACTTCCACCTTTGACTTATCGAAGAGGCCAGTTACCTAGAAGTGGTGTTGGTGTCTCACCTGTTGCTGCCGTTGCTGATAGGTTCGTCGAGGCCTATCTTCATCGCTCTTCACCGGGAAGGAGCCAAGAACTTCAGCCACCTGATGACCGGGACTCTTTCTCGAGCATCGGTGCTGTTATACACGGGGAGAGCCAAACATTGGATACAGCTGTTGAGATTGATTCAATGGTATCCCTCTCTACCTCGTCTTCGAGGAGGAGAAACGAGCCTTCTAGAACCTCAGATGTCGATAGTGGGGATTCTCGCGCGCTAAGGAGGAGAAGGCTGAATTAG
- the LOC130826162 gene encoding homeobox-leucine zipper protein HOX11-like: MELALSLGNSGVVSNSVGFCMGSLSSLSAVTRSTVEKLEGDNDENSMKNDDHDHDDRKENVISCLSSDPSPLQLDLLPFSPVPRSTQPPPPLRFPWLADNLSSEPGSSGGSRLKPSEQKRRATVVPTKAEEGEEQSSPNSGTSSFMEFSLYTSKNNNGGKGVMIRRENGNNNSNNNNNILKNGSEEIIGIGIGTGGGGVGGNDERGSDDEENGSSKKKLRLSKQQSAFLEQSFKEHHTLNPKQKLALAKQLNLRPRQIEVWFQNRRARTKLKQTEVDCEYLKKCCETLTEENRRLQKELQELRALKTSQPFFMQLPATTLTMCPSCERVTPTSTSSVTVAAASSSGPATPSTSEPVAKPATTSGTASKGTNDIKLSLGKPTS; the protein is encoded by the exons ATGGAGCTGGCCTTAAGCTTGGGAAACAGTGGTGTAGTGAGTAACAGTGTAGGCTTCTGTATGggatcattatcatcattatcagctGTAACAAGATCAACGGTTGAGAAATTAGAAGGAGATAATGATGAGAATAGTATGAAAaatgatgatcatgatcatgatgataGAAAGGAAAACGTGATTTCTTGTTTGTCATCAGATCCATCACCTCTACAACTTGATCTTCTACCGTTTTCCCCTGTTCCTCGTTCCACCCAACCACCTCCTCCTCTTCGCTTTCCTTGGCTTGCTGATAATT TGAGTTCAGAACCGGGTTCATCAGGCGGTTCAAGATTAAAACCTTCAGAACAAAAGCGACGAGCAACAGTGGTTCCCACAAAGGCGGAAGAAGGGGAGGAGCAGTCGTCACCAAACAGTGGAACGTCGTCGTTTATGGAGTTTTCACTGTATACAAGTAAAAATAACAATGGAGGAAAAGGAGTAATGATTAGAAGAGAAAACGGaaataataattctaataataataataatattttgaaaaatggtTCAGAAGAAATAATAGGAATAGGAATAGGAACAGGTGGAGGAGGAGTAGGAGGAAATGATGAAAGAGGAAGTGATGATGAGGAGAATGGATCAAGTAAGAAAAAGCTTAGACTTTCTAAACAACAATCGGCATTTCTTGAACAAAGTTTTAAAGAGCATCATACTTTGAACCCT AAGCAAAAGCTAGCATTGGCAAAACAACTGAATCTTCGGCCTCGTCAAATTGAAGTTTGGTTTCAGAATAGACGAGccag GACAAAGTTGAAGCAAACAGAAGTAGATTgtgagtatttaaaaaaatgctGTGAGACATTGACAGAAGAGAACAGAAGGTTACAAAAAGAGCTTCAAGAATTAAGAGCCTTGAAAACATCTCAGCCTTTCTTCATGCAACTTCCTGCCACTACTCTTACTATGTGTCCTTCTTGTGAACGTGTCACCCCCACTTCCACGTCCTCCGTCACTGTCGCCGCCGCCTCCTCCTCTGGCCCCGCCACTCCCTCCACGTCCGAACCTGTCGCTAAACCCGCTACCACTTCCGGAACTGCTTCAAAAGGCACTAATGATATCAAGTTATCTCTCGGGAAGCCTACTTCATGA